From one Streptomyces sp. NBC_01478 genomic stretch:
- a CDS encoding transcriptional regulator, which translates to MTAVRTTPATPPPRLPVRAKADAGERGWGGVSPMLTRLATEEATGVLVRERGSLHLVDGEVVHAESPSAPGLDLLLTAHGTLRAGAWEAAAKATDDRHATTRLLLDGGQLSTGALELCHLGALYDAAYFVLAPSSTPGRFRYGVTHPLGGVRPVPVAALERETLRRRDLLHRVWPDAATDGAPLVRADPVAPPPITARQAAVLARVDGVRTAPDIARLLGRRAYPTLLDVRRLVSAGLVSPRPPAPVAATLPDVTDPDITLLKRLRDALEAL; encoded by the coding sequence ATGACCGCCGTCAGGACCACCCCGGCCACCCCGCCGCCGCGGCTGCCCGTACGGGCCAAGGCCGACGCCGGTGAGCGGGGCTGGGGCGGGGTCTCGCCGATGCTGACCAGGCTCGCCACCGAGGAGGCGACCGGGGTGCTCGTGCGCGAGCGCGGCAGCCTGCATCTCGTCGACGGCGAGGTCGTGCACGCCGAGAGCCCGTCCGCCCCCGGTCTCGACCTGCTCCTCACCGCGCACGGCACCCTGCGCGCCGGGGCCTGGGAGGCCGCCGCCAAGGCGACCGACGACCGGCACGCCACGACCCGACTGCTGCTGGACGGCGGCCAGTTGAGCACGGGCGCGCTGGAGCTGTGCCATCTGGGGGCGCTGTACGACGCGGCGTACTTCGTGCTCGCGCCGAGCAGCACCCCGGGGCGGTTCCGGTACGGCGTGACGCATCCGCTCGGTGGTGTGCGGCCGGTTCCGGTGGCCGCACTGGAGCGGGAGACGCTGCGCCGCCGCGATCTGCTGCACCGCGTCTGGCCGGACGCGGCGACGGACGGCGCGCCATTGGTGCGGGCCGACCCCGTCGCGCCCCCGCCGATCACCGCCCGGCAGGCGGCGGTGCTGGCCCGGGTGGACGGCGTACGGACGGCGCCGGACATCGCACGGCTGCTGGGCCGGCGGGCGTACCCCACGCTGCTGGACGTCCGGCGGCTGGTGTCGGCGGGGCTCGTCTCGCCCCGCCCGCCCGCACCCGTCGCCGCGACGCTGCCCGACGTCACCGATCCCGACATCACATTGCTGAAGAGGCTCAGGGATGCGCTGGAGGCCCTTTGA
- a CDS encoding ABC transporter substrate-binding protein produces the protein MNRRTLLGALAGTAVAVPVLSACSSGVTSLDGGGSAGGGNASSKNGVTIGTANFTENQVLGYLYAAALEAAGVKVKVRPNLGTREIVFPALKSGDIDLLPEYQGSLLTYLQPKSKVAEAGEMQNALTLALPSGLQVLPYGIAEDADCFVVTRETAGKYGLTSLADLAKHNGKLVIGASAEVKTRQVGVVGLKDVYGVEFKEFKSLDSDGPLVKGALKKGDVDVANLFTTDTDIKANDWVVLTDPKTLIPSQHIVPLIADRVADSTVRKALARVGNLLTTAQLTELNRQVDKDKKDPEDVANTYAKQHGITK, from the coding sequence ATGAACCGTCGCACCCTCCTCGGCGCCCTCGCCGGAACGGCCGTCGCCGTTCCCGTCCTGTCCGCCTGCTCCAGCGGTGTCACCTCGCTCGACGGCGGTGGCTCGGCCGGCGGTGGCAACGCCTCCAGCAAGAACGGCGTCACCATCGGCACCGCCAACTTCACCGAGAACCAGGTCCTCGGCTACCTCTACGCCGCCGCCCTCGAAGCGGCCGGCGTGAAGGTCAAGGTCCGCCCCAACCTCGGCACCCGCGAGATCGTCTTCCCCGCCCTGAAGAGCGGCGACATCGACCTCCTCCCCGAGTACCAGGGCTCCCTGCTCACCTACCTCCAGCCCAAGTCCAAGGTCGCGGAGGCGGGCGAGATGCAGAACGCCCTCACCCTCGCCCTCCCCTCCGGCCTCCAGGTCCTGCCCTACGGCATCGCCGAGGACGCGGACTGCTTCGTCGTCACCCGCGAGACCGCCGGCAAGTACGGCCTCACCTCGCTGGCCGACCTCGCGAAGCACAACGGCAAGCTCGTCATCGGCGCCTCCGCCGAGGTGAAGACCCGTCAGGTGGGCGTCGTAGGACTGAAGGACGTCTACGGCGTGGAGTTCAAGGAGTTCAAGTCCCTTGATTCCGACGGGCCGTTGGTGAAGGGCGCGCTGAAGAAGGGCGATGTGGACGTGGCGAACCTGTTCACCACGGACACCGACATCAAGGCCAACGACTGGGTCGTCCTGACCGACCCCAAGACCCTGATCCCCAGTCAGCACATAGTGCCGCTCATCGCCGACCGCGTGGCCGACTCCACGGTCCGCAAGGCCCTCGCCCGCGTCGGCAACCTCCTCACCACGGCCCAACTCACCGAGCTCAACCGCCAGGTGGACAAGGACAAGAAGGACCCGGAGGACGTGGCGAACACGTACGCGAAGCAGCACGGCATCACGAAGTAA
- a CDS encoding aromatic amino acid ammonia-lyase — translation MSSQIVDASDVALSGGTDLVVLDGVGFGVADVVRLADGDARPVPGTDAMKRATESWDAARQIAATGRVYGRSTGVGANRNEDVPTEAAAEHGLRLLRSHAGAIGDELPAREVRAMLAVRANQLLAGGAGLRPTVVTALCEALESGVYPVVNEFGSVGTGDIAALAQVGLALVGEHPWRGAEGAGGPGGAGGPGGVAFGWRSAGISGGGGAGASGGRGAGDGDAGGAGSRDAGGAGGSGTEGFGRGAAEGARSRGAAASHARALPGVSESRPLGGSDALAGVPEPQFLDGDDVLAGVSEPRSLGGDGTLAGVSEPRPLAGVPEPQPLDNNDALALISSNALTLGQSALALHELRGLIGATQVVGALSLLAVDGSHEPFAAPVHAARPHRGSSEVARRMRELIGAADRPTPPLGRIQDPYGFRCLPQIHGPAHDAADALEEVLAIEINAAAENPFISAEDMTAYHHGGFYQAQLALALDHFRLAITQVARLSTSRLSSLNEPAFTRLKPFLADNEAASSGVMILEYAAAAALGDLRAFSAPASLGHAVLSRGVEEQASFASLAARQTLRACRAYRLVVGCELVAAVRALRQRGLRPDPELPVGRALELAESVLADETADRPLTDDVTAAAGLLDRFTDIWRGSTA, via the coding sequence ATGTCGTCTCAGATCGTGGACGCCTCTGATGTGGCGCTGTCCGGGGGCACCGATCTGGTCGTCCTCGACGGGGTCGGCTTCGGGGTCGCCGATGTGGTCCGGCTCGCCGACGGGGACGCCCGCCCGGTCCCCGGCACCGACGCGATGAAGCGCGCGACCGAGTCCTGGGACGCGGCCCGCCAGATCGCCGCGACCGGCCGCGTCTACGGCCGCTCGACGGGCGTCGGCGCCAACCGGAACGAGGACGTGCCCACGGAGGCGGCCGCCGAACACGGCCTGCGCCTGCTCCGCAGCCACGCCGGCGCGATCGGCGACGAACTCCCGGCCCGGGAGGTGCGGGCGATGCTCGCGGTCCGCGCGAACCAGTTGCTGGCGGGGGGCGCCGGCCTACGGCCGACGGTCGTCACGGCGCTGTGCGAGGCGCTGGAGAGCGGCGTGTACCCGGTCGTCAACGAGTTCGGGTCGGTGGGGACGGGGGACATCGCGGCGCTGGCTCAGGTGGGGCTGGCGTTGGTGGGGGAGCATCCGTGGCGGGGCGCGGAGGGGGCCGGTGGGCCGGGTGGGGCCGGTGGGCCCGGTGGGGTGGCTTTCGGGTGGCGGAGTGCGGGGATTTCCGGCGGGGGTGGCGCGGGGGCTTCCGGCGGCCGTGGCGCCGGAGACGGTGACGCCGGGGGAGCCGGGAGCCGGGATGCCGGGGGAGCCGGTGGTTCCGGCACCGAGGGCTTCGGTCGCGGAGCTGCCGAGGGCGCCCGTAGCCGTGGCGCGGCGGCCTCCCATGCCCGTGCCCTCCCTGGAGTTTCCGAGTCGCGGCCCCTCGGCGGCAGCGATGCCCTCGCTGGAGTTCCCGAGCCGCAGTTCCTCGACGGCGACGACGTCCTCGCGGGCGTCTCAGAGCCGCGCTCCCTCGGCGGCGACGGCACCCTCGCCGGTGTCTCCGAGCCGCGCCCCCTCGCGGGTGTCCCCGAACCCCAGCCCCTCGACAACAACGACGCCCTCGCTCTGATCAGCAGCAACGCGCTCACTCTTGGCCAATCCGCGCTCGCGCTGCACGAGTTGCGGGGGCTCATCGGGGCGACGCAGGTCGTCGGGGCGCTCTCGCTGCTCGCCGTCGACGGGTCGCACGAGCCGTTCGCCGCGCCGGTGCATGCCGCTCGGCCGCATCGGGGGTCGAGTGAAGTGGCGCGCCGGATGCGGGAGTTGATCGGGGCCGCCGACCGGCCCACACCTCCCCTCGGGCGGATCCAGGACCCGTACGGCTTCCGGTGTCTGCCGCAGATCCACGGGCCCGCGCACGACGCGGCGGACGCGCTGGAGGAGGTGCTCGCGATCGAGATCAACGCGGCCGCCGAGAACCCCTTCATCTCCGCCGAGGACATGACCGCCTACCACCACGGCGGCTTCTACCAGGCCCAACTCGCCCTCGCCCTGGACCACTTCAGGCTCGCGATCACCCAGGTCGCCCGTCTGTCGACCTCCCGGCTCTCCTCGCTCAACGAGCCCGCGTTCACCCGCCTCAAGCCCTTCCTCGCCGACAACGAGGCCGCCTCCTCCGGCGTGATGATCCTGGAGTACGCCGCCGCTGCCGCCCTCGGCGACCTGCGCGCGTTCTCGGCTCCCGCCTCGCTCGGACACGCTGTACTCTCCCGGGGCGTCGAGGAACAGGCCAGCTTCGCCTCGCTCGCCGCACGTCAGACACTGCGCGCCTGCCGCGCGTACCGTCTCGTCGTCGGCTGCGAACTCGTCGCCGCCGTACGGGCGTTGCGCCAGCGGGGCCTGCGGCCCGACCCGGAACTCCCGGTCGGCCGCGCGCTGGAGCTGGCCGAGTCCGTGCTCGCCGACGAGACGGCGGACCGGCCGCTCACGGACGATGTGACGGCGGCGGCGGGACTGCTCGACCGGTTCACGGACATCTGGAGGGGGAGCACGGCATGA
- a CDS encoding ABC transporter permease: MTVDWSWIGDHTDDLTSLTFSHLQAAMTAVFFGLLISLPLAVVAHRVRPLRGFLLGLSNVLFTIPSIAIFVLLLPISGLTRTTTVIGLTVYTLVVLLRNTVEGLDSVPAKTKEAAKAMGTRPLRTLLTVELPLALPVIMAGVRIATVMSISLVSVATYIGDGGLGQLFTDGFQRDFPTPVIVGVVLTLLLAVVADAALVALQYVLTPWTRRRA, from the coding sequence ATGACCGTCGACTGGTCGTGGATAGGCGACCACACCGACGACCTCACCAGCCTCACGTTCTCGCATCTCCAGGCCGCGATGACCGCCGTCTTCTTCGGCCTGCTGATCTCGCTCCCGCTGGCCGTGGTCGCCCACCGGGTCCGACCACTCCGAGGCTTCCTGCTCGGCCTGTCGAACGTGCTGTTCACGATCCCGTCGATCGCGATCTTCGTTCTTCTCCTCCCGATCAGCGGCCTCACCCGCACCACCACCGTGATCGGCCTGACGGTCTACACGCTGGTCGTGCTGCTGCGGAACACGGTCGAGGGCCTCGACTCGGTCCCCGCGAAGACGAAGGAGGCCGCGAAGGCGATGGGCACGCGCCCCCTGCGCACGCTCCTCACCGTCGAACTCCCCCTCGCGCTCCCGGTGATCATGGCCGGCGTCCGCATCGCCACCGTCATGTCCATCTCGCTGGTCTCGGTCGCGACCTACATCGGCGACGGCGGCCTCGGCCAGCTCTTCACCGACGGCTTCCAGCGCGACTTCCCGACCCCGGTGATCGTGGGCGTGGTCCTCACCCTGCTGCTGGCCGTGGTCGCGGACGCGGCCCTGGTCGCCCTCCAGTACGTACTCACCCCGTGGACGAGGCGGCGAGCCTGA
- a CDS encoding MurR/RpiR family transcriptional regulator, translating into MSVDGTVDGSTGVTDRSTDVTDSPAGRLQALFEGHRLTPTQRRIAHSMVRRAADVPFLSSVELAELAGVSQPSVTRFAVALGFDGYPALRKHLREVAPAESVTDTASYNEYQQAVEAEIENLKHLAEILADPRPVAKAGRLLAASRPLPVLGLRAAASQAYGFAYFAAKVHPDVRLLNEGGTMIHDRIDAAVRAGATALLCFALPRHPREVVDTLAYAREAGLTVVTVADSAFAPVAKVSDLLIPAAVGTGLAFDTACAPMLLGRVLLEAMCDDLPDAQARLEQFDARAAARGLFVE; encoded by the coding sequence ATGAGCGTGGACGGGACTGTGGACGGGAGTACGGGTGTGACGGACAGGAGTACGGATGTGACCGACAGCCCGGCCGGACGGCTGCAGGCACTCTTCGAGGGGCACCGGCTCACGCCGACCCAGCGGCGCATCGCGCACAGCATGGTGCGGCGCGCCGCCGACGTGCCGTTCCTCTCCAGCGTCGAACTCGCCGAACTCGCCGGCGTCAGCCAGCCCTCCGTGACCCGCTTCGCGGTCGCCCTCGGCTTCGACGGCTACCCGGCGCTGCGCAAACACCTCCGCGAGGTCGCGCCCGCCGAGTCCGTCACCGACACGGCGTCGTACAACGAGTACCAGCAGGCCGTAGAGGCCGAGATCGAGAACCTCAAGCACCTCGCCGAGATACTGGCCGACCCCCGCCCCGTCGCGAAGGCCGGCCGGCTGCTGGCCGCCTCCCGCCCGCTGCCCGTGCTCGGGCTGCGCGCGGCGGCCTCCCAGGCGTACGGCTTCGCGTACTTCGCCGCCAAGGTCCATCCGGACGTACGGCTGCTCAACGAGGGCGGCACGATGATCCACGACCGGATCGACGCGGCCGTCCGGGCCGGCGCCACCGCCCTGCTGTGCTTCGCGCTGCCCCGGCACCCGCGCGAGGTCGTCGACACGCTGGCGTACGCGAGGGAGGCGGGCCTGACCGTCGTCACCGTCGCGGACTCGGCGTTCGCCCCCGTCGCCAAGGTCTCCGACCTGCTGATCCCGGCCGCGGTCGGCACCGGCCTCGCCTTCGACACGGCCTGCGCGCCGATGCTGCTCGGCCGGGTCCTGCTGGAGGCGATGTGCGACGACCTGCCGGACGCGCAGGCCCGCCTCGAGCAGTTCGACGCGCGGGCGGCGGCGCGGGGGCTGTTCGTGGAGTGA
- a CDS encoding ABC transporter permease, with protein MFELFKNLAKWLTSGSQWAGTDGIAHRLAEHLQYSLLATLIAAAIGLPLGLLIGHTGKGAFLAINLASFGRALPTVGLVVLVFLASGLSMWPVYIALVALAVPSIVTNTYAGMTAVDPDVKDAARGQGMRGHQVLFQVELPLALPLIMTGLRLALIQVVATATIAAYVSFGGLGRYVFDGLAQRDLVQVLGGAVLVALVAIVLDLGLSALQRYLFRHRTA; from the coding sequence ATGTTCGAACTCTTCAAGAACCTCGCCAAGTGGCTGACCAGCGGCTCCCAGTGGGCCGGCACGGACGGCATCGCGCACCGCCTCGCCGAGCACCTCCAGTACTCGCTGCTGGCGACCCTCATCGCGGCCGCGATCGGCCTCCCGCTCGGCCTGCTGATCGGGCACACCGGCAAGGGCGCGTTCCTCGCGATCAACCTCGCCTCCTTCGGCCGCGCGCTGCCGACCGTCGGCCTGGTCGTCCTGGTCTTCCTGGCCAGCGGCCTGTCCATGTGGCCGGTCTACATCGCGCTGGTCGCCCTCGCGGTCCCGTCGATCGTGACGAACACCTACGCCGGCATGACGGCCGTGGACCCGGACGTGAAGGACGCGGCCCGCGGGCAGGGCATGCGCGGCCACCAGGTCCTGTTCCAGGTCGAGTTGCCCCTCGCGCTCCCCCTGATCATGACCGGCCTGCGGCTCGCCCTCATCCAGGTGGTGGCCACCGCCACGATCGCCGCCTACGTCTCCTTCGGGGGCCTGGGCCGCTACGTCTTCGACGGACTCGCCCAGCGCGACCTCGTGCAGGTGCTCGGCGGTGCGGTGCTCGTCGCCCTCGTCGCGATCGTCCTCGACCTCGGCCTCTCCGCCCTCCAGCGCTACCTCTTCCGCCACCGCACCGCCTAG
- a CDS encoding ABC transporter ATP-binding protein, giving the protein MIQFDAVHKRFPNGTTAVHDLSLEMPEGGVTVLVGSSGCGKTTTLRMINRMIEPTSGVIKVGGKDVTQQDAAELRRSIGYVIQQSGLFPHRTVLDNIATVPLLLGHGRKKARARAAELLETVGLAADAGKRYPHQLSGGQQQRVGVARALAADPPVLLMDEPFGAVDPVVRTQLQDELLRLQKELNKTIVFVTHDIDEAVRLGDRIAIFRTGGHLVQCAAPAELLARPADDFVADFLGAERGLKLLSLTTLADVPQGPAPEGGTWTLVLDEARKPLHWAAEDAELPVRPLHDGDSLLAALNESVASPNGLIARVDADGVLTGVSSRDDIHTHAGRAHAEARVAA; this is encoded by the coding sequence ATGATCCAGTTCGACGCGGTCCACAAACGCTTCCCCAACGGCACGACAGCAGTTCACGACCTCTCCCTGGAGATGCCGGAAGGCGGGGTCACCGTACTGGTCGGTTCCTCCGGTTGCGGCAAGACGACCACCCTTCGGATGATCAACCGGATGATCGAACCGACCTCGGGCGTCATCAAGGTCGGCGGCAAGGACGTCACCCAGCAGGACGCCGCCGAACTGCGCCGTTCCATCGGATACGTCATCCAGCAGTCGGGGCTCTTCCCGCACCGCACCGTCCTCGACAACATCGCCACCGTGCCGCTGCTCCTGGGCCACGGCCGGAAGAAGGCCAGGGCCCGCGCGGCCGAGCTCCTGGAGACCGTCGGCCTCGCCGCCGACGCCGGCAAGCGGTACCCGCACCAGCTCTCCGGCGGCCAGCAGCAGCGCGTCGGCGTGGCCCGCGCGCTCGCCGCCGACCCGCCGGTCCTGCTGATGGACGAGCCCTTCGGCGCCGTAGACCCTGTCGTGCGCACCCAGCTCCAGGACGAACTGCTGCGCCTCCAGAAGGAGTTGAACAAGACCATCGTCTTCGTCACGCACGACATCGACGAGGCCGTACGGCTCGGCGACCGCATCGCGATCTTCCGCACCGGCGGCCACCTCGTCCAGTGCGCGGCCCCCGCCGAACTCCTCGCCCGCCCGGCCGACGACTTCGTCGCCGACTTCCTCGGCGCCGAGCGCGGCCTCAAGCTGCTGTCGCTGACGACCCTCGCGGACGTCCCGCAGGGTCCGGCCCCCGAGGGCGGCACCTGGACGCTCGTGCTCGACGAGGCGCGCAAGCCCCTGCACTGGGCCGCCGAGGACGCCGAACTCCCCGTACGGCCGCTGCACGACGGCGACTCCCTGCTCGCCGCCCTCAACGAGTCCGTCGCCTCCCCGAACGGCCTGATCGCCCGCGTCGACGCCGACGGCGTCCTCACCGGCGTCTCCTCCCGCGACGACATCCACACCCACGCGGGCCGGGCGCACGCCGAAGCACGGGTCGCGGCATGA
- a CDS encoding carbonic anhydrase, producing MASNRRAFLTATAVGALATTPTTATATVGPRPRPTTATAALAELLDGNRRYATDHPRHPDESRRLRRQLATAQHPFAVIVGCVDSRVPPELVFDQGLGDLLCIRTAGEVLDEAVLASIQYGVEELHIPLVLVLGHERCGAVAATLAHLETGAPVPGHLALLVDEISPAARRTRALPGDWAEHTMTAHTAWVRDAIRADPAFTAAHVVAARFDLDTGLVSLLP from the coding sequence ATGGCCTCGAACCGCAGGGCCTTTCTGACGGCCACCGCCGTCGGCGCGCTGGCCACCACCCCCACGACCGCCACCGCCACCGTCGGCCCACGGCCCCGCCCGACCACCGCCACCGCCGCGCTCGCCGAACTCCTGGACGGCAACCGCCGCTACGCCACCGACCACCCCCGCCACCCGGACGAGAGCCGTCGGCTGCGCCGGCAACTGGCCACCGCACAGCACCCGTTCGCGGTGATCGTCGGCTGCGTCGACTCCCGGGTGCCGCCGGAGCTGGTCTTCGACCAGGGCCTCGGCGACCTGCTCTGCATAAGGACGGCCGGCGAGGTCCTGGACGAGGCGGTGCTCGCGTCCATCCAGTACGGCGTCGAGGAACTCCACATCCCCCTGGTGCTGGTGCTCGGCCACGAACGCTGCGGGGCGGTGGCGGCGACCCTCGCGCACCTGGAGACCGGCGCCCCCGTCCCCGGCCATCTCGCGCTCCTGGTGGACGAGATCAGCCCGGCCGCGCGCCGCACCCGCGCCCTGCCCGGCGACTGGGCCGAGCACACGATGACGGCCCACACGGCCTGGGTCAGAGACGCGATCCGCGCCGACCCCGCCTTCACCGCCGCGCATGTCGTCGCGGCGCGCTTCGACCTCGACACGGGGCTCGTGTCCCTGCTGCCGTAG
- a CDS encoding diaminopimelate decarboxylase, which yields MNDVHQGHTDGAERTARRDQAVRAAVEQGLLGPGSPIVALLDVTGIRESAAALRAAFDAVVAPGTPVLHAFAVKASPLVPVLRLLHEEGIGAEVASPGELALARAAGVRPERTVLDAPAKTPAELREALALGIAVNVDNPQELERVDGLMRSASSRSPLGIRVNPQIGGGSIAALSTATATSKFGVALRDEGAREWVVRAFAERPWLTRLHAHTGSQGIPLALLARGVAETYELAEEINARLGRRQIDTLDIGGGLGVNFGSDATSPTYAQYARLLKEAVPGLFDGRYGLVTEFGRSMLAKEGTVVARVEYAKSAGGRAIAITHAGVQVATRTVYAPQSWPLRIAAYDGKGRPKSGADVVQDVAGPACFAGDLLAEGQALPLLEQGDHAAALDTGAYYFAAHYAYNSLARPGIYGFVQDGAGGVAFATVREPQTSAEIVAESGGAHSASLTTLRASGRR from the coding sequence GTGAACGACGTACACCAGGGTCACACGGACGGCGCCGAGCGGACCGCGCGCCGGGACCAGGCGGTCCGGGCCGCCGTGGAGCAGGGGCTGCTGGGGCCGGGCTCGCCCATCGTCGCACTGCTGGACGTGACCGGTATCCGGGAGTCCGCGGCGGCGCTGCGCGCGGCGTTCGACGCGGTGGTGGCGCCCGGGACGCCCGTGCTGCACGCGTTCGCCGTGAAGGCGAGCCCGCTGGTACCGGTGCTGCGGCTGCTGCACGAGGAGGGGATCGGCGCGGAGGTGGCGAGCCCGGGCGAGTTGGCGCTGGCGCGGGCGGCGGGCGTACGGCCGGAGCGGACCGTGCTCGACGCGCCCGCGAAGACGCCCGCGGAGCTGCGGGAGGCGCTGGCGCTGGGGATCGCGGTGAACGTCGACAATCCGCAGGAGTTGGAGCGGGTGGACGGGCTGATGCGGTCGGCGAGCAGTCGTTCGCCGCTCGGGATCCGGGTCAATCCGCAGATCGGTGGAGGGTCGATCGCCGCGTTGTCCACCGCCACGGCGACCTCGAAGTTCGGGGTGGCGCTGCGGGACGAGGGGGCGCGCGAGTGGGTGGTGCGGGCGTTCGCCGAGCGGCCGTGGCTGACCCGGCTGCACGCGCACACCGGGTCGCAGGGGATTCCGCTGGCGCTGCTCGCGCGGGGTGTCGCCGAGACGTACGAGCTGGCGGAGGAGATCAACGCGCGGCTCGGGCGGCGGCAGATCGACACGCTCGACATCGGCGGCGGGCTCGGGGTGAACTTCGGCTCGGACGCGACGAGTCCGACGTACGCCCAGTACGCGCGGCTGTTGAAGGAGGCGGTGCCGGGGCTGTTCGACGGGCGGTACGGGCTGGTGACCGAGTTCGGGCGGTCGATGCTGGCCAAGGAGGGCACGGTGGTGGCCCGGGTCGAGTACGCGAAGAGCGCCGGCGGGCGGGCGATCGCGATCACGCACGCGGGGGTGCAGGTCGCGACGCGGACGGTGTACGCGCCGCAGTCGTGGCCGCTGCGGATCGCCGCCTACGACGGGAAGGGGCGGCCCAAGTCGGGGGCGGACGTGGTGCAGGACGTCGCCGGGCCTGCCTGTTTCGCGGGGGATCTGCTCGCCGAGGGACAGGCGTTGCCCTTGCTGGAGCAGGGTGACCACGCGGCGGCGCTGGACACCGGGGCGTACTACTTCGCGGCGCACTACGCCTACAACTCCCTTGCCCGGCCCGGCATTTACGGGTTCGTCCAGGACGGTGCCGGGGGTGTGGCGTTCGCGACCGTGCGGGAGCCGCAGACGTCGGCGGAGATCGTGGCCGAATCCGGCGGGGCGCACTCCGCCTCGCTCACCACCCTGCGCGCGTCCGGGCGCCGTTGA
- a CDS encoding roadblock/LC7 domain-containing protein, with translation MAAEAEILDELRRLRARVPQLTGALAAGVDGLVLAQDTPGVEPERVAALTVTALGVAVRMADATGQGDFRELIVRGVYGYVATYAAGTGAVLTVLAQDRVNVGRLLLEGRRAGARIGELVDAEAAAEARAEAEEKARAAPPKTTTARTRTARAPRTTTGTNARTTTES, from the coding sequence ATGGCCGCCGAGGCCGAGATCCTCGACGAGCTGCGCCGGTTGAGAGCCCGGGTGCCCCAGTTGACCGGGGCGCTGGCGGCGGGCGTCGACGGTCTCGTACTGGCGCAGGACACCCCGGGCGTCGAGCCGGAGCGGGTGGCCGCGCTGACCGTGACGGCGCTGGGCGTGGCCGTACGGATGGCGGACGCGACCGGGCAGGGCGACTTCCGCGAGCTGATCGTGCGCGGGGTCTACGGCTATGTCGCGACCTACGCGGCCGGCACGGGCGCCGTGCTGACCGTGCTCGCCCAGGACCGGGTGAACGTCGGCCGGCTGCTGCTGGAGGGCCGCCGCGCGGGGGCCCGGATCGGAGAACTGGTCGACGCCGAGGCGGCGGCCGAAGCCCGGGCCGAGGCCGAGGAGAAGGCCAGAGCGGCGCCCCCCAAGACCACCACCGCACGAACGAGAACAGCGCGCGCACCACGCACCACCACAGGCACCAACGCGCGCACCACCACGGAAAGTTGA